In a single window of the Mustela nigripes isolate SB6536 chromosome 17, MUSNIG.SB6536, whole genome shotgun sequence genome:
- the LOC132004969 gene encoding LOW QUALITY PROTEIN: zinc finger protein 19-like (The sequence of the model RefSeq protein was modified relative to this genomic sequence to represent the inferred CDS: inserted 1 base in 1 codon) → MAAMPLNAWHQEAVTFKDAAVYFTRTEWAGLSPAQRDLYREVMLTNYGNLTSLGKATSYPVCRLALISLLEGGDLPWGLEPQDDPPAEGTSDVSKDRIVETNIDSESTSTQGISEERGVMISHGLPQSVSLESDFPETCEPEKYQEIPTVKHTRRKDESIVSSRKHFRCEECGRCFSSYYVRHQRIHTGKKPFECNDGGKSFNGNSSLIRNQRIHIGEKPYQCEECGRAFNNSTDLIRHQRIHSGDRPSVCQGYGNGFLSSSELVIHXEWEKLYEFNEYGKAFTVKSILSRHQRIHSGEKPYECLKCGKTVGTSSATSSCMLTLERDLS, encoded by the exons ATGGCAGCCATGCCCCTGAATGCCTGGCACCAG GAGGCAGTGACTTTCAAGGATGCGGCTGTCTACTTCACTCGGACAGAATGGGCTGGCCTTTCTCCTGCACAGAGAGACCTGTACAGGGAGGTGATGCTGACAAATTATGGGAACTTGACTTCCCTGGGTAAGGCTACTTC ATACCCAGTTTGCAGACTTGCCCTGATCTCACTTCTGGAAGGAGGGGACTTGCCTTGGGGTCTGGAGCCACAGGACGATCCCCCTGCAGAGGGTACCAGTGATGTCTCTAAAG ACAGGATTGTAGAG ACCAACATTGACAGTGAGTCCACATCAACTCAGGGAATTTCTGAAGAAAGAGGTGTGATGATATCACATGGGCTGCCACAGAGTGTTTCTCTGGAAAGTGACTTTCCAGAGACATGTGAACCAGAGAAATACCAGGAAATCCCCACAGTGAAACATACTAGAAGAAAGGATGAGAGTATCGTCTCTTCAAGGAAACACTTCAGATGTGAGGAGTGTGGGAGATGCTTTTCTTCTTACTACGTTAGACACCAGAGAATCCACACTGGGAAGAAACCCTTTGAGTGTAATGATGGTGGGAAATCCTTTAATGGCAATTCTTCATTAATTCGGAACCAGAGAATCCATATTGGAGAAAAACCCTATCAGTGTGAGGAATGTGGGCGAGCCTTTAATAATAGTACAGATCTGATCAGGCATCAGAGAATCCACAGTGGAGACAGGCCCAGTGTCTGCCAGGGGTATGGAAATGGCTTCCTCAGTAGTTCTGAGTTGGTTATAC TAGAGTGGGAGAAACTTTATGAATTTAATGAGTATGGAAAAGCTTTCACTGTTAAGTCAATACTAAGTAGGCATCAGAGGATCCACAgtggagagaaaccatatgaGTGTCTCAAATGTGGGAAAACCGTTGGAACTTCCTCCGCTACATCATCATGTATGCTCACCCTAGAGAGAGACCTGTCCTGA